ATGCTAAAGTTCCAGCTAAGCTATTTATGAAAACTCCCAAATATGCAGCTACAAATGGTTCGATTTTTTGAGCCATCAACGTAGCTATTATACCAGTTAAGGTATCTCCACTTCCTCCTACTGTCATTCCGGGGTTTCCAGTTTTATTTAATTTAAATCTTTTACCATCACTAATTATATCTATAAATCCCTTAATTAAGACAGTGCATTTACACTTTTTTGCAGCTCTTACTACTTGATTTATTCTATCTCTCATATCTTTACTAGGTTCTTCACCGAAGAATATCCGAAATTCTCCACTATGGGGAGTTATTACTGCATTCTCATATAATTCGAACCCTCTTATAGCCTTAAGTGCGTCAGCGTCAATTACAGCTAATTTATTTTTTTCCCTTAAATAACTTACAATTAGTTTGGAAGCTTCAACAGTCTCGTCAGCCAAACCCATTCCTGGTCCTATAACTACAGCATCAGCTCTATCTATCCATGATTTTAGCTCCTCAAAGTTACTAGGTGAGATGTTTTTCCCTTGTAATTTGATTGTAATTAAATCTGGTGAATAACCAGCAATTATTTTGGCTGTATCCTCGGGTGATGCTACATATACTAGATCAGCCCCAGTTCTTAGCGCGGCCATAGCAGCTAAGGTTGGAGCACCACTAAAAGTATAACTTCCCCCAATAACTAATATTCTACCATTATCTCCTTTTTTAGAGTAATAAGGACGATTACGTATATTAACCATAACATCTCCGGGACCTGCATATATTTCAGCCTCAATGGGTATACCTATTTTCTTTACTACTGTAGGAAAATTGTATTTCAGCAATCCTACTTTCATATCATGAAACGTAACTACCAGATCTGGTTTTATATACTCTCCTTCATAGGCCTCTCCTGTATCTGCATTTATGCCAGATGGCACATCTATAGAAACCTTAAAGCCCTTACTTTCATTAAAAACTTTTATAGCTGTTCTAAAAGGTTCTCTAGGCCTACCAGAAAACCCAGTACCTAACATAGCATCTATTAGAACATCAGCTGAAACTGGTTTCAGTTCGTCTATCTCCCTTGGTTCGATAAGAGTGATAGAGTAATCCATTTCTTCTATTGCATTAAGATTTGTTAATGCGTCTTCATGCTTATTCTCACCTAATAAGATTACAGTAACTTTCGCTCCTTCACCCGCTAAATGCCTAGATGCAACTAAACCGTCGCCACCCTTACCACCATGGCCTACGAATACGTAAATAATCTTATCTTTTACATCAAACCTACTTACAATCTCATCCTTTACAGATCTTCCTGCATTTTCCATTAGGAGTAATGTAGGTACACCCAGTGCGGTACTATTTATCTCAAGTGCTCTCATCTCTTTTACTGAGATCATACATTATCAATAATTCGTTTTAAGTATAAATAGAGTTCAGTCGCGAGTTACTACATCATTTTTCAGGATTGGAGTTATTCATCACTGTACTAAGCTAAGTTTAAATATTAGAGAAAGCTTCTATTATTTGTTATTGGTCTCATATTCTTTAATGATTTCTAGTATCTTACTATTATATTATTATATGATTTGGAATGATATGGTAAGTGTATTATGTTAGTCTCTAATCAAAATTTATTAACTCTCACTTCGTTATAATAAATAGGTGCGTAAAATGGTATTAGGAAAGGAAACCGAAATGGGTTTAAAGGAACTATTCAAGGCAAATGCAGAAGATTTCATGTCATTAATGCTAGTAGCTGAAAAATTGGAACAGTTAGGCAAAAAGGAGGAGGCAAAGGCATTAAGAGAAAAGGCATTAGTGGAGTTAGGACACGCAAAGGCAATTTTTGAAACATTACTAAAACATCAAGAACTACAAGGCATGGTAAGCGAGATGGCTAAAGAGGAACAAGAACAGCACATAAGTGAGTACAATAAGGTTGCAATGACAGCAAAACAAGAAGGACACGAAGATATAGAAAAAATGCTATGTAGCTTTGCCGATCAAGAGGCTAAGATTGCTGAAACTATTGCAAGAGTTTCCAAGGTGCTAGAGAGTATGGCAAAAGAAGAGGATATGCAACATATAAGTGAGTACAATAAGGTTGCAATGACAGCAAAACAAGAAGGACACGAAGATATAGAAAAAATGCTATGTGCATTCGCTGAACAAGAAGCGAAAATTTCTGAAACTATAAAAACTGTAGCGAAGGCTCTTTAAAGCTATATTCTCTTATATTTTTCATTTTTTAGGTATTACACTATTATAAGGGGAAATCCATTTTAGGAAGATAGTAGATTTAATAGCATAATGATAATTGGCTACGTAATTGGGCAAGCTACTACGCAGGAAGCGTTGATGCTAGCAGAAAAACCAGTTAGACTAGGAACTTATGTAATCTTGGAGTACGACAATATAAAGGCCTTAGGATTAATAACGAGTGTTACGAGAGGTAGTTCAATGCTCGATGATAATATGAATGATATAGAAATTGTTCAAAAATTAAAACAGTTCAATAACAGTATACCCGTATATACTAAGGCAAAAGTAAAATTACTGTGCGATATAAATAATTATTGTTTAATGCCCGATATACCTCCCTTCGCTGGAACGCCAATTAGAGAAGCTGAAGAAGATGAGTTAAAAACTATTTACTCTAGAGATGGACAAATTAGAATAGGAACATTAGTAGGTAAAAATGTAGAAGTAAAACTAAATATAAATGCCTTAGCAAGACATTTGGCAATCTTAGCTGCTACAGGCTCAGGCAAATCTAATACCGTAGCGGTATTGTCACAAAGAATTTCTGAGCTTGGAGGATCTGTAATCATCTTTGACTATCACGGAGAGTATTATGACAGTGATATAAAGAATTTAAATCAGATAGAACCTAAACTGAACCCACTTTACATGACTCCTAGGGAATTTGCAACACTATTAGAAATAAGAGACAATGCTATTATACAATATAGGATTTTAAGGAGGGCATTTACAAGAGCAACTGAAGAAATTAAAAAACAACTAAAGGAGGGACAAATAGCTTTAACGCAAATTAATCAACAATTTTATGATTTAATGAAGGAAAAATTGGAAGAAGAAGGGCGAACCGATAAAAGAGGGAATGCAAAAGAAGAAGTATTGAATAAATTCGAGGAATTTACAGATAGGTATTCGAATGTAATAGATCTTACCTCATCTGATATAGTTGAAAGGATTAGAAGAGGAAAAGTAAACGTTGTGAGTCTTACACAACTGGATGAAGATTCAATGGATGCAATAGTATCTCATTATCTTAGAAGAATCTTGGACGCAAGAAAGGAATTTAAACGAAAGAAATCTGGTGGACTTAAATTCCCTATAATCACTGTCATCGAAGAGGCACACGTATTCCTCTCTAAAAATGATAACACATTAACGAAATATTGGGCATCGAGAATAGCCAGAGAAGGTAGAAAATTCGGTGTTGGATTAACTATAGTTAGCCAGAGACCTAAGGGGCTAGACGAAAATATATTAAGCCAGATGACAAATAAGATTATTTTAAAAATAGTTGAACCTACCGATAAGAAATACGTTTTAGAATCTAGTGATAACTTAAGTGAGGATTTAGCAGAACAGCTTTCTTCATTAGATGTAGGAGAAGCAATAATAATTGGAAAGATTGTCAAGTTACCAGCTATTGTAAAAATAGATAAATTTGAAGGAAGATTACTTGGTACAGATCCAGACATGATAGGCGAGTGGAAAATTGAACAAGAGCATGAAGAAATCGCTAAAGGTTTCGCTAATTTTGGTATTAACGGAGGTGAAGAGTAATTGTTAATACTTCACATCTCTGATACACATTTGGGAAAGAGGCAGTATTCCCTTGCTGAAAGAGAGAAGGATATTTACAATACATTTTCGCAATTAATTGACATAGCGATAAAGGAACATGTCGATGCAGTTATACATTCTGGGGACTTATTTGATGTTTCAAATCCCTCTACTAACGCTATTGTGGAAGCAGTAAGGAACTTAAAACGTTTAAAGGAAGCTGGGATTCCGTTTTTATCGATACCAGGTGATCACGATAGACCTAAAAGGTCTGGATTCCTAGTTCCTCACTCGATATTACTCGAAATGGATCTGATAAAAATGATGACTTATGAAAAACCATATACTCTAGGTAACTTAGAAATTTATGGTATTCCACACATTCCAACTATTTCAAAAACCGCACTAAAGGAGATTTTGTCCTCCTTAAAACCTACCTCTCATAGAAGCATCCTACTTCTACATCAAGGTGTAAAGCAGATGTTACCTTATGAAAGCTCCTGGCAATTAGAACTAGGTGACTTACCTAAGGGTTTCGGATACTATGCCTTAGGCCATATTCATACAAGATGGAAGCTTATCCAAGAGGATGGTTCAATCATAGCGATAGCTGGTTCTCCCGATATTATGAGAGAAGAAGAGATAGAAGGATATGAAAATTTTGGAAAAGGAGCGTATCTAGTAGACTTTTCAAAGGAATTACCTAATCTTCAGCAAATAAATATTAAGATAAGAAAGCAAAAAGTTGTTGTTATAAATACGAAGGATTTGAAAAATGAGATTGAGAAGATAAAAAATGAGATAAAAAACGAAAATGAAAAACCTATAATTCATATCATTTTGAGAGGAGAAACAATAAGAAAAGATTTACTAAATAGAGAATTACTTGTATTAAATGATAACGTGCTATATTACAGAATATATAAGGATGAAACTTCACAATCAATTAACAATATAACCTATACTTTACCACAAGAAAAGGGATTGGACAAAATAATACTTGAATATCTAACCAAGTATGAAAAATTCAATGAAGACGAAGCTAATCTAATTTTACAAATGATAAAGAACGTTGATTCGGAGGAAACTGTAATCGAGATACTAAAGAAAATAAGCGGTGTTGATTAATGCGAATCAGTAAGATTATATTAAATAACTTCTTAAGTCATGAAAAAAATGAAATTAATTTTAAAGGAGAAATAAACGTAATAATAGGACAAAATGGTGCTGGTAAGAGTTCAATAATAGATGGAATAGTTTTTGGACTATTTAGGGAGCATAGTAGAGGAACTATCGACAATTTAATTAGAAAAGGTACTAATAGAGCTAGTATAAAATTACATTTGCTTAATGAGAGAGACGAAATAATAATTGATAGAAATATAAGTAAAGGTAATAGCTCGATAGAAGATGGATTAATAAAGAATGGGAAGCCATTAGCATATTCAGCAAAGAAAGTATCCGAAGAGTTAGAGAAAATTCTAGGGATTGATAAAGATATTGCCCTATCAACAATAATAGTAAAACAAGGAGAATTAGATAAAATCTTAGACGATTTCCAAGAAGTAATAGGCAAAATACTAAAACTCGAGTCCATTGAGAAGCTCACAGACACTAGAGGACCAATAGTTAGTTTCAGGAAGGATCTAGAAAATAAACTTAAACTGCTAGATACCATAAAAGAACAGTACGAAAGTGACAAAAAGAGATTAGAGGAAAAGCAAAGGAGAATAAAGGAGCTAGAAGAAAAAAGAGAAAAATTAAATAAAGAGCTAGACACTCTTGAAACAAATTTAGATGAGCTTAGAGATCAATTTGAGAAATATGATGCAAAGAGAAATAAATATATAGAGTTAAGAACTAGCTTAGAAGAAAAAAGAAATACTCTGAACTCTGTAATCAAAGAAATCAATAGATTAAAAAAGGAAACTGAGAATCTCGAGAATATTGAGAACGAAGTAAAAGAACTCGATAAGTTAAAAGAAATAAAAGCTAAGTTAGACAATTATGAGGCGTTACTTGAAAATAACAGACACATTATATCTAATATAAAGGATCTAAGTGAGGAGATACAAGAGTTTGAAAAGGCTATAGCTAGAAAAAAGGAACTTGAAAATAAATATCTGAGATATAAAAACTTGGAAGAGGAAAAGAAGAAAGTAGACGCTGACTATAGAAATTATATAAGATTAAAAAGTGAATTAGAATCTAAAATTCGTCTTTTAGAAAAACTAGAAAAACAAATTAATGAGATAACTAGAGGAATTGATAAAATAAATGAACTTGAAAACAAAATAAAGGAGCTTAGAGAGAAACAATCGCATCTCCAGCAACAACTAGGTGAAGTTAATAACTCACTAAATGAAAAAGAAGAATTAGTAAGGAACATTAGTCAAATTAAGGGGAATACATGTCCAGTATGTGGTAGGTCACTTGATGAATATCACAAGGTAAAAATAGTAGAGGAAACTAAAGCTATTATCTTAGAATTGAGGAAAAAAAAGAGTGATTTGAACAAGAAATTAAATGAAACTATTGAAGAACTAAACAAGGCTGAGAGTGAGTATAAGATACTATCAAATAATAAAGCTAAATATGATGATATGAAAAGACAAATGGATGAATTTGAAAAAGAAATAGAAAGCCTAAGATTAAAGATTGCAACTTATACAAATATAGAGGAGAAAATGAAAAGTATTACAGAGGAATTAGAGATATTGAAAAGTGATTATGAGGAGTATATAAGACTGTCTAAATATGATGAAAGTAAACTAGCTGATAAGAAGCAGAGATTAGAATCTCTGTTGAACGAGAAAAATAAATTAGAAGAGAAATTAAGATCTTTAGAAAATGAGATCCGAGGATTCGATAAAAAGAGTTTACAAGAAAAAATATCGAATTTAGAGAAGAAGAAAGACATACTAGAAGACATGAAAAAGAAAAGAAGCGCTTTGGAGACATATCTTCAACAAAGGGCTTCATTAGAAGACGAAATAAGAAAACTTGAGAGCGAGCTAGCAAATATTCAGTTCAGTGAGAACGAGTATAATGAGCTGAAGAGTAGAATAGATAATTTAGAGAAGGAAATTAATGAAAGAAGGAATGACATAAGCAGGATTGAAGGAGAGTTACATAGCGAGAAAAGGGACATTGAGAGTTTAGTTAATCAGATAGAAAATTATGAAAGACAGCTAATGAATAAAGATAAAATTGAACAAGCCATTAATAAATTGGAAAAAATAAGAACGGCATTAGGAGAAAAGAGATTACAGAGTTATATAGTTATGACCACTAAACAAGTAATTGAAAACAATCTAAATGATATAATATCAAAATTTGATTTGTCAATAAAGAACGTCGAAATAGAGATAACTCCAAAAATTGGAAAGGGCAGTAGAGGAACGGGAAATATAATTGTTTATACTAATAATGGAGATACTTTACCAATTGTAGCATTAAGTGGCGGTGAAAAGATAGCATTGGCAATCGCTTTGAGGCTAGCTATTGCAAAAACTTTGATGACTAATACAAACTTTTTCATTCTTGACGAGCCCACAATCCATTTAGATGATCAGAGAAAGACCTATCTCATTGAATTGATTAGAGCTGCAAAAGAAAGTGTACCTCAAATAATAGTTGTAACTCATGATGAAGAAGTCCTACAAGCTGGCGATTATGTTATCCGTGTAGAGAAAAGAGGCAATAAGAGTATAGTGAGGGAGGAGACGTGATAAGAAAAATATATGATATGCTAATAAAAAATCAACGCGAAATAAAAAATCAAATCTATAATACAGCAAATTATCTTAAACAAGAAATACAAGAAAAAATCAAAGAGTATTGGAATAACTACACTCCTAACACTCAATTAGGTCAATTAGAATTCGTGGCGGTAGATGGTGGTTCGTTCAGTAAAGCTATGAGAATAGGAATAATATATGCCGTCGGTGCGGAATCAGTAATCGGAGATAAAGGGGGAGTTAAACCATTAGGTGAAGATGGAAGGATAGGAATTTTTAAACCGGGCAATGATGCACAAGAAAGAATCTCTCTATTAATGGAAGCATTGGAACTTCTGTTAGCATTAAAAGACGGAAAACTTGGAGATTATGTCCTAATGGATGGTAGTCTCAATAAGAAAATAGGTAAAAAAGTCGATATTCAGAAGTTTTCTAAAGATGAATTAAATTTAGTCGAAAACGTTGATATAGATAGCATAATTAATCTAAAAGATGAAGAGAAAATGAAAGATCTTCTAACGCTTACTAACCAATTACTCATTAGTAAAATAATAGAAGAGTATGACGGTAAAGTATTATGGATCTCTAAGACTAGCAGATCAAGAGATCTATTTGATACAGACTATCCCGACATAACTGTTTTTGAATTATTTACTGAGGAAACTGGATTTTCAAATCCTATTGTAAAAAATATTGCATCTGAGAAGGTTTCGAATTATGATAAAGTAGAAATATTGAAGAATATGGAGTATAGTACTTTTTACGCTAGACTAGACAAAGGAAAGAGAGTAATAAGAATCGATATAACTGGTAGAATAGATGAAAATATTGCAAAAGACATAATTGATAGCATAAGTGGTATTTCAGTCAAGGGATATCCGTTTCCACTTTTGAAGGCACATATCGATGTTAGATTCTCTAAATCAGATAGGGAGAAAATAATACGAATGATAGGAAGTAGACTTTATAAAAATATAGAATGGTGGCCTACTCAGTTTGACTAGAATGTTATTTAATCGTGTGCATCAGTTTCAAATTGAACTGTTATGTGAGAAATGTTATATTTTTCTTTAAGTACTTTATAAATCGAATTTCTCATATCGTCAGCCTCAGCTATAGTCAAATTTGGTGGAACCTTAACGTGAAGAGTAGCTACTCTCATATGGTTACAAATTGACCATATATGAAGATGATGTATATTGGGCGAAATTTTAGCCAACTCGTTTTGAACATCATCTATTTTTACTGGTGAACCTTCCATAAATATTAAGAAGGATTCTTTTAACAATGGAACGGAAAATGAGACGTTTAGTAAAACTAAGATAAGAGCACCTATGGGATCCAATTCTCGTAGACCTATAAATAAGATAAGAGCACCCGTTATAATCCCTATAACATATCCTAGGAAGTCTGATAAAATATGGACATAGACGCTCCTACTTCCTATATCATCTTTTTCTTTTGGTTTCGCAAAAAAGGTTAGTATTGCAGCTATGGCAGACGTTATAATCAACACTATAGAATTATCTAATACTCCTCTAATCAGCGAGATAATCGAAATGTACGCTACAATTACAGAAAGAAAAATTATCACAAAAATATTAGCGATAGCAACAACAACTTCTAATCTATGTAAACCATATGTATACTTTCCTTCTCTTGTCTCATTTTTACCTATAGTTTTCAATATAGCTATAGAGAATAAAACTGTTAGAAAGTCTATCATTACATGAGAAAATTCTGATAGTATTAAAGGACTAGATGAAACATGATAGGCAATAATTAAGATAAAAAGGGATAGAGACATTAATATTATTGTCCTATACACACAATAAGGTATGTTATGTATTATAAATAAGTCTTTTTGAGGCTTACCCTAAGATAAATAGCAGGAGATCATCAGAGAAATTTAAGATGTGCTACTTTTAAATTTTATCTCATATATAATTTTTATTTAGGATATAGTTTAAAATGAAATAGTTTGTGGATTTTCTGAAAATTGAGGCTATTCTCTCTATCAGGACTATTCATAGAATTATCGTCTAGTTTTCAAATGATATACACACTACAAAGCAAGACATCTTATAGAATACTTGGGAGTATTGTATTTATTACTCAGCTGATAATCTAACATAACACTTATTAGACGGAGCCCCTTTCATCGAGTCCTAATAGACACTCGGGGGCTGATCCTGCCGACCCTTAACTTAAATACTACTTCCAGACCTTTATATCTTTCTAGTTTATGAAAGCTTCACACTTTGTCTTGTTATGAATTAATGACTTTCAAAAATGCTCTTCCTTTTACGTTCTTCCTAAAATAAAGGGATACCCTCTACACATATAAATGAGCCACGATCATCATTATATACTGGTTCAAGCTCGCTTTCGTTAATTTCCTCTAAAGTTGATCTAATTCTGGATATTTTCGCAAAATTACCCAAAATAGTGTAAAATTCATGCCTAGATATAAAATGAGCGTAAGAATAGTACTTATGTCCTTGTTTACCTAGCTGTTGATAGTATTCACCCCATTTAGAATCCCTAGCAATGAAACAAATGACTACTCTTTCCTTTGCCACTCTTACCGCCTCTCTAATAAATGCTTTTACATCTTCTATGAAGCAAACAGTCACTGAGCTAAATACACAGTTAAACGCCTTGTCCCTAAACGGTAAAAATAACGCATCAGCCATAACTTTCTCGTCACTTCTGCTCTCTTTAAGCATTAATAGAGATATATCTAGAGATACTATGTGACCATTAATCTCCTCATGAAAGATATCTGGCCCTGACCCTATATCCAAACAATCTTTAAGGTCAAAACTTCTAACTACATTCTTCTCGTTCTCGTATATTTTATTATGGACTTCGTACCACCTCTTATATTTCTTTGGATCGTTAAATAGTGTTCTTATATCCATAATTGCTCTCACTCACCTTTATTACTTCCATTAGTATTTTAATTTTAGTGATAATATCATCTAGAAATGACACTAAGTCTTCCCTTCTTCTTCTCAATGCAATAGATGTAGAGAATGAGAATTCTGAGAGTCTATTCTCAATAAATTCCAATTCTCTTTCAATTTGTGTTTTTAAATTCTTATATGTTAAATAAATGTCAAAAAGATCAACGGTTATGGTTTTCTCATCATCTCTTAACGAGTAATATGGGCATAAATAACAAAAAACTGGGTGGGGGACAATTTTCCCATTAGATATCCAACTGGCGAGTATTTTGCTTTTAGATGAGAATTTTTTACAATAACCATAAATAAAAAATGCGCAAGAGTCGCGCTTTCTAGTACCCTCAGCTACTATCTGGTCATAGTTCCTTATTTTATGAGACAAGACTATGTCAATTGATAACTCTCTGAAGTTTTGCATTATTATATAATACTCACTTAACTTTATAAACCTAAATTAATTCAAACCTTATTGTATCGTAACATTGCAGATAGGAGAAATTTTAAATTATTCCAAGATAGAAATGAGTACAGTATGGAAGTAGATCTCGCAAACCTCTTGAGGCAGAGAAATCTCAAAGTGACACCACAGCGAATCGCAATATTAAAACTCATAATGAAAGGAGGACATTTCAGTGGAGAACAAATTTATGAGGAACTTAAGAAAACCGAACCTAGTATAAGCTTATCTACAGTGTATAATACATTAGAAACATTAAAGGAAGCTGGAATCTTAAATTCCTTTGAAGCAAATGGAATAACTTGGTTCGAAATTAATAGGAAACCACATATTAATGTGTTTTGTACGGATTCTAATATGATCATGGATTTGGAAATCGAAATTGACAATTTTATGGAAAAGCTTAATAAAACGGGGTTAGATGTTAAAAACGTAAATATCATCGTTTACGCTGATTGTTCAAAACTAGTAAAGAGCGCTAAATAAAATATCTTTAAATCTTTTGTTGTCAGCTTTTAACACTATTTCTACATTAACCATATTTCTCTGTAAATTGTACCAGTCTACCAACATGGCACCTCTAGAATCTGAACATAATTCAACATCAACATGTTTCATCGAAGACTCTAATATAATCGAATTGTCATAAGCCAATGAAACTGTCAACGAATCAGGATGAATACTTCCCATAACACCTTGATTTTTACTCGAATACTCTTTTAGCGTCTTATTTACCTTAATGAAAAAATCTGAAAGCCTGGTATTTATCCTTGATATATGATTCCAATCTTCTTCAGATAAGACCCCATACAATTCTGCAGTCTCCCAAGGAACGAGAGTTATATCAAAACCCGCATTCAAAACTATTTTAGCTGCCTCTGGATCTACCCAGAAGTTGAATTCGGCTATAGGAGTAGTATTACCCCTCGAAAAAGCTCCTCCCATTATCCAAATCTTTTTTATTCTTTTACTAATATTTGGATCCTTTAAATAGGCTAACGCAATATTCGTTAAAGGGGATATTGCAAGTATCTCTAATTCACCATAGTATTCCTTAGATAATCTAATTATAGCATCAACAGCATGTTCCTTTTCAGGTTGCTTAGTAGGTTGAGGATAATTCCATTCACCCATCCCATTACTTCCATGGACTTCTTCAACCGTCCTCCACTTTCCCAGAATAGGCCTTTGCGAACCTAAAAATACTGGAACATCTTGCCTACCTATGTATTCCAATGTAAAAAGAGCATTTTTGACTTCTTGATTGTAATCCACATTACCAGCAACTATTGTGACACCTAATAGCTCAAAATACTTAGATGCAAGCAATATAGCTATCGTATCATCACTTGCTGTATCCGAATCAAGTATAACTTTCCTAGTCATAATCCTTTTACTTTATAAAGATTTTAATACTTAACTTTCAATAGTTGATTAACGAGTTTATATGGTATACTAACTTGACCTCTAAGATTAAATGAGCAATTAAGGGTTAAACAGTGATTTTTGAATTTGGAGACTTTTATAAATTTACATTAGTTCCTATATCAGTGGATGAAGTAAAATTTACGTTCAGCTTATAAATAGTACACAAAGCCTATAATTGGGAAATACCTAAGGGACAAAAAATAAATAAATTTAGATTTTAATTGTTCAACGACTACTTTGTTGGAGGTTTTTCAAAACTCACGTTACTTTTTCATATTCTCTCTATAGTAAAAATAACGTTCCAAACCAGATACTTTACAAATACCCCACAAAGCATTCAACAACTAACTTGCTTTCTAACTGTTGTATAATCTGCATAATATGAGTATTTTCTTATTATAGAAATATGCTATTATAATTCAGATTTAAAACCTCTTCATAATTTTCTTTAAAAATAAATATTTCTTCTACGCTATACGATTAGAAGTCTCATTTCTAAAGTATGAAAGAATTTTTATATTACTTCATCTTTAATACCACTGGATGAAGGTTAGAGTATTTAATATAGGAGGAATAACACAAGAATATAGCCTTGAATTGGAGAAAGGAGTAACCACTTATGAAGCTCCAAATGCCTATGGTAAGACTTCGCTAGTAAGAGCTTTAGTATCCCTACTAACATCCAGCATTAAGGCAGAAGATCTACTTTATGTTTTTGCTGATAATGGTTATGTGGAAGTAAATTTAGATAATAAGCTATATTACAGAAGAATAAGAAGAGCAAAAAACGGATTATACGAGGAGAAGAACTTAATCATGGATGATGATAGAGCTTTACTATTAACGTACTTTTCCCCAGAGAATAAATTGGTAACGCAGATATTATCTGGAGATGGAAACATAGAATGGTTTATATCTGCTACATCAAAAATAAATGAAATAAAATCCAAGAAAGAAGAATTACAGAAACTACTAAATGCCGAAATAACAGCAAGAGATGATTTACAAAAGAAATATAATAATATAAGAGAAATACAAACTAAAATTAGAGCAATAGATGAAGAGATAGACAAATTAGAAAAAGAAAGGGAAAATAGTAGTAACATAGTAGCTAAAACAACACTCACAATAACTATGACTAGACAAAACAAGATAAATGAAATATTAAACAAGATAAAAGTTAAAAAAGATGAGTTAGCAAATCTAGAATTAGCATTAAAGAAGATAGAAGAAGAGATTCAAAATAAGGAAAGTAAAGTTTCTCCTGAAATAAAGAACCAACTACAAAAAGAGCTTGATGAAATAAATGAGAAGCTTAAGTTGAAGACCAATGACAGAACTGAACTAGAAATAGAGCTTAAAGTACTTGAAAGAGTATTAGAGGAAGTAGAGGAATCAGATAAACATCATCTAGATACATGTAACGTTTGTGGAAGTAAAGTGGATCCCAGCATATGGAAAGTAAGAGCTGAAATAATATCAA
The nucleotide sequence above comes from Sulfolobus tengchongensis. Encoded proteins:
- the nurA gene encoding DNA double-strand break repair nuclease NurA yields the protein MIRKIYDMLIKNQREIKNQIYNTANYLKQEIQEKIKEYWNNYTPNTQLGQLEFVAVDGGSFSKAMRIGIIYAVGAESVIGDKGGVKPLGEDGRIGIFKPGNDAQERISLLMEALELLLALKDGKLGDYVLMDGSLNKKIGKKVDIQKFSKDELNLVENVDIDSIINLKDEEKMKDLLTLTNQLLISKIIEEYDGKVLWISKTSRSRDLFDTDYPDITVFELFTEETGFSNPIVKNIASEKVSNYDKVEILKNMEYSTFYARLDKGKRVIRIDITGRIDENIAKDIIDSISGISVKGYPFPLLKAHIDVRFSKSDREKIIRMIGSRLYKNIEWWPTQFD
- a CDS encoding Fur family transcriptional regulator, yielding MEVDLANLLRQRNLKVTPQRIAILKLIMKGGHFSGEQIYEELKKTEPSISLSTVYNTLETLKEAGILNSFEANGITWFEINRKPHINVFCTDSNMIMDLEIEIDNFMEKLNKTGLDVKNVNIIVYADCSKLVKSAK
- a CDS encoding class I SAM-dependent methyltransferase, coding for MDIRTLFNDPKKYKRWYEVHNKIYENEKNVVRSFDLKDCLDIGSGPDIFHEEINGHIVSLDISLLMLKESRSDEKVMADALFLPFRDKAFNCVFSSVTVCFIEDVKAFIREAVRVAKERVVICFIARDSKWGEYYQQLGKQGHKYYSYAHFISRHEFYTILGNFAKISRIRSTLEEINESELEPVYNDDRGSFICVEGIPLF
- a CDS encoding cation diffusion facilitator family transporter, which produces MYRTIILMSLSLFILIIAYHVSSSPLILSEFSHVMIDFLTVLFSIAILKTIGKNETREGKYTYGLHRLEVVVAIANIFVIIFLSVIVAYISIISLIRGVLDNSIVLIITSAIAAILTFFAKPKEKDDIGSRSVYVHILSDFLGYVIGIITGALILFIGLRELDPIGALILVLLNVSFSVPLLKESFLIFMEGSPVKIDDVQNELAKISPNIHHLHIWSICNHMRVATLHVKVPPNLTIAEADDMRNSIYKVLKEKYNISHITVQFETDAHD
- a CDS encoding SMC family ATPase, with the protein product MRISKIILNNFLSHEKNEINFKGEINVIIGQNGAGKSSIIDGIVFGLFREHSRGTIDNLIRKGTNRASIKLHLLNERDEIIIDRNISKGNSSIEDGLIKNGKPLAYSAKKVSEELEKILGIDKDIALSTIIVKQGELDKILDDFQEVIGKILKLESIEKLTDTRGPIVSFRKDLENKLKLLDTIKEQYESDKKRLEEKQRRIKELEEKREKLNKELDTLETNLDELRDQFEKYDAKRNKYIELRTSLEEKRNTLNSVIKEINRLKKETENLENIENEVKELDKLKEIKAKLDNYEALLENNRHIISNIKDLSEEIQEFEKAIARKKELENKYLRYKNLEEEKKKVDADYRNYIRLKSELESKIRLLEKLEKQINEITRGIDKINELENKIKELREKQSHLQQQLGEVNNSLNEKEELVRNISQIKGNTCPVCGRSLDEYHKVKIVEETKAIILELRKKKSDLNKKLNETIEELNKAESEYKILSNNKAKYDDMKRQMDEFEKEIESLRLKIATYTNIEEKMKSITEELEILKSDYEEYIRLSKYDESKLADKKQRLESLLNEKNKLEEKLRSLENEIRGFDKKSLQEKISNLEKKKDILEDMKKKRSALETYLQQRASLEDEIRKLESELANIQFSENEYNELKSRIDNLEKEINERRNDISRIEGELHSEKRDIESLVNQIENYERQLMNKDKIEQAINKLEKIRTALGEKRLQSYIVMTTKQVIENNLNDIISKFDLSIKNVEIEITPKIGKGSRGTGNIIVYTNNGDTLPIVALSGGEKIALAIALRLAIAKTLMTNTNFFILDEPTIHLDDQRKTYLIELIRAAKESVPQIIVVTHDEEVLQAGDYVIRVEKRGNKSIVREET